The following are from one region of the Edaphobacter acidisoli genome:
- a CDS encoding aspartate aminotransferase family protein: MDRQEINRKQKQFIFPAVATYFRDPLPLERGEMQYIWDVEGKRYLDFFGGIVTVGVGHANPRVTGPMKAQIDKLQHTSTLYPNETAVALAEKIAQITPGRLEKSFFTSSGSEANETAIDTARQHTGNLEILALRHAYSGRSSMTRALTGISSWRKVSYQIGIVHAMNPYCYRCPLGKTYPSCDVACAQDIEAVIQSSTSGSIAGMIAEPIQGVGGFITPPKEYFKLAFNIVKQYGGDFIADEVQTGWGRTGKTWFGIEHWEVEPDILTAAKSLANGHPIGLTVATPEVADAYKGPTIATFGGNPVTCVAAKAVIDLIEEDDLRTNCAVVGAYLRERLLELQQKYPIIGDVRGMGLMQALELVKDPKTKEPAPEATAALLEAARENGLLIGKGGMYNNVLRLSPPMNIAKSDVDEAFRLLDKTFATVTANLHHTA, translated from the coding sequence ATGGACCGCCAGGAAATCAATCGCAAACAGAAGCAGTTCATCTTCCCCGCCGTCGCCACCTACTTCCGCGATCCCTTACCACTAGAGCGCGGCGAGATGCAGTACATCTGGGACGTTGAGGGCAAGCGTTACCTCGATTTCTTCGGCGGCATCGTCACCGTCGGCGTCGGCCACGCCAACCCGCGCGTCACCGGCCCCATGAAGGCCCAGATCGACAAACTCCAACACACCTCCACGCTCTATCCAAACGAGACCGCTGTAGCGCTCGCCGAAAAAATCGCCCAAATCACTCCTGGCCGCCTCGAAAAGAGCTTCTTCACCTCCTCCGGCAGCGAGGCCAACGAGACCGCCATCGACACCGCCCGCCAGCACACCGGCAACCTCGAAATCCTTGCCCTCCGCCACGCCTACAGCGGCCGCTCGTCCATGACGCGCGCCCTCACCGGCATCAGCTCCTGGCGCAAAGTCTCCTATCAGATCGGCATCGTCCACGCGATGAACCCCTACTGCTACCGCTGTCCGCTCGGCAAAACCTACCCCAGTTGCGACGTGGCCTGTGCGCAGGACATCGAAGCCGTCATCCAGTCCAGCACCTCCGGCTCTATCGCCGGCATGATCGCCGAACCCATCCAGGGCGTCGGCGGATTCATCACGCCGCCGAAAGAGTACTTCAAGCTCGCCTTCAACATCGTCAAACAGTACGGCGGAGACTTCATCGCCGACGAGGTCCAGACCGGCTGGGGCCGCACCGGCAAAACCTGGTTCGGCATCGAGCACTGGGAAGTCGAGCCCGACATCCTCACCGCCGCCAAGAGCCTAGCCAACGGCCACCCCATCGGCCTCACCGTCGCCACGCCCGAAGTCGCCGACGCCTACAAAGGCCCCACCATCGCCACCTTCGGCGGCAACCCCGTCACCTGCGTCGCCGCCAAAGCCGTCATCGACCTCATCGAAGAAGACGATCTCCGCACCAACTGCGCCGTCGTCGGCGCCTACCTGCGCGAACGCCTCCTCGAACTCCAGCAGAAATATCCCATCATCGGCGACGTACGCGGCATGGGCCTCATGCAAGCGCTCGAGCTCGTCAAAGACCCGAAGACCAAAGAGCCAGCGCCCGAAGCCACCGCAGCCCTGCTCGAAGCCGCCCGCGAAAACGGCCTGCTCATCGGCAAAGGAGGCATGTACAACAACGTCCTCCGCCTCTCACCACCCATGAACATCGCCAAATCCGACGTAGACGAAGCCTTCCGCCTGCTCGATAAAACCTTCGCCACCGTCACGGCAAACCTGCACCATACCGCTTGA
- a CDS encoding HD-GYP domain-containing protein: protein MRKREEAISLSEVISALGYALELKEGSVKGHAQRSCLVGMRIGREIRLGAVEMDALYYALLLKDVAGNYFIDGMDVAQASLRAVRGASIMRKLGLNELAAEAVRCAEERWDGGGIPDSLRGEEIPLLARICAVARYLDTVASVSGTRRAMDALAERGGSWFDRGLVRVAESIAERGELWKGCFWGEQQDETRHVVCDLDPGRREYREAAEIDRVCEAFADVVDAKSHFTFSHSIGVADAARGIAERVGLREDRVQVVRRAALLHDIGKLSVSNRILDKVGGLNAAEWRAVRQHPGYTRRILEHVEPFHEIAVIAGQHHEKLDGSGYPNRMVARDLSLEARIVAVADIYGALSEDRPYRAGLEFEQIVPILKDLAPKKLDRDCVEALVDVVASHRKPVFAHATPLVYAAV from the coding sequence ATGCGGAAGAGGGAAGAGGCCATCTCACTGTCGGAGGTGATCTCGGCACTGGGATATGCGCTGGAGCTGAAGGAAGGCTCGGTGAAGGGGCATGCGCAGCGAAGCTGCCTGGTGGGGATGCGGATTGGGCGCGAGATCCGGCTGGGCGCGGTGGAGATGGACGCTCTTTACTATGCGCTGCTGCTGAAAGACGTTGCGGGAAATTATTTTATTGATGGGATGGATGTGGCGCAGGCTTCGCTGCGTGCGGTTCGCGGCGCGAGCATTATGCGCAAGCTGGGCTTGAATGAGCTGGCCGCAGAGGCGGTGCGTTGCGCGGAGGAGCGCTGGGACGGCGGAGGGATTCCGGACAGCCTGCGCGGAGAAGAGATTCCTCTGCTGGCGCGAATCTGCGCTGTAGCGCGGTATCTGGATACGGTTGCTTCAGTGAGCGGCACGCGGCGGGCGATGGATGCGCTGGCAGAGCGTGGTGGAAGCTGGTTCGATCGCGGTCTGGTGCGCGTGGCGGAGTCGATTGCAGAGCGTGGTGAGTTGTGGAAGGGCTGCTTCTGGGGTGAGCAGCAGGACGAGACTCGGCATGTGGTGTGTGATCTGGATCCTGGCAGACGCGAGTATCGCGAGGCGGCGGAGATTGACCGGGTATGCGAGGCGTTTGCCGATGTGGTGGATGCGAAGTCGCACTTTACGTTTAGTCACTCGATTGGCGTGGCGGACGCGGCGCGTGGGATTGCAGAGCGAGTAGGGTTGCGCGAGGACCGGGTGCAGGTAGTGAGGCGCGCGGCGCTGCTGCATGACATCGGCAAGCTGAGTGTGTCGAACAGGATTCTGGATAAAGTGGGTGGATTGAATGCCGCGGAGTGGCGTGCGGTGCGGCAGCACCCGGGCTACACGCGGCGGATTCTTGAGCACGTGGAGCCGTTCCATGAGATCGCGGTGATTGCAGGGCAGCACCACGAGAAGCTGGATGGCTCGGGATATCCGAACCGGATGGTAGCGCGCGATCTGTCGCTGGAGGCGAGGATTGTTGCAGTGGCGGATATCTATGGTGCGCTGTCGGAGGACAGGCCTTATCGTGCGGGACTGGAGTTCGAGCAGATTGTTCCGATTCTGAAGGACCTGGCCCCGAAGAAGCTGGACCGCGATTGCGTAGAAGCTCTGGTAGACGTCGTTGCGAGCCACAGGAAGCCGGTGTTTGCGCATGCGACACCGCTGGTTTATGCGGCGGTTTGA
- a CDS encoding M23 family metallopeptidase: MSFRKKYYIIFVSRDEDGTLDKVPVPLHYAYIFVAAAAIGLFTITGLAGSYTRMLVKTAKFNQLRADHNALQQDYAHLEKTAHEKDVEAASLGSLAGEVSALYGLTANKLAMPVEKLTRRRGKTDVAEEIQNTPLVDPNNAMTDTSYYKSVDAFYALRSSAMNGLATRALATMGSRAPSGFGSPFDMPTVGADLASYIPTLWPIMGPITSSFGEREDPVLGNGEGEFHAGIDIGAPNGTPIRATGDGVVMKASMGNGYGREVIIDHGHGIETLYGHMSGFACAAGESVVRGQIIGYVGHSGRTTGSHLHYEVRIHNTPVNPHKYLRVTLAGLGDSTVKGS; the protein is encoded by the coding sequence TTGAGTTTCAGAAAAAAGTACTACATTATTTTCGTCAGCCGTGACGAGGATGGGACCTTGGATAAGGTTCCGGTGCCTTTGCATTATGCGTACATCTTTGTAGCTGCGGCGGCGATCGGCTTGTTTACGATTACCGGGCTGGCGGGGTCGTATACGCGAATGCTGGTCAAGACGGCGAAGTTCAATCAGCTTCGCGCGGACCACAATGCGCTGCAGCAGGACTATGCGCATCTGGAGAAGACTGCGCATGAGAAGGACGTCGAGGCGGCTTCGCTGGGGTCGCTGGCGGGCGAGGTTTCGGCGCTGTATGGGCTGACGGCGAACAAGCTGGCGATGCCGGTGGAGAAGCTGACGAGGCGGCGCGGGAAGACCGATGTGGCCGAGGAGATTCAGAATACTCCGCTGGTTGATCCGAACAATGCGATGACGGACACGTCGTATTACAAGTCGGTGGACGCGTTTTATGCGCTGCGCAGCTCGGCGATGAATGGGCTGGCGACGCGGGCGCTGGCGACGATGGGCAGCCGTGCGCCGTCGGGGTTTGGATCGCCGTTTGATATGCCGACGGTGGGCGCGGACCTGGCTTCGTATATTCCGACGCTATGGCCGATCATGGGGCCGATTACGAGCAGCTTTGGCGAGCGTGAAGACCCGGTGCTGGGCAATGGCGAGGGCGAGTTCCATGCGGGCATCGATATTGGCGCGCCGAATGGGACGCCGATTCGGGCGACCGGCGATGGCGTGGTGATGAAGGCTTCGATGGGCAATGGATATGGCCGCGAGGTGATCATTGACCATGGGCATGGGATCGAGACGCTGTATGGGCACATGTCGGGGTTTGCGTGCGCGGCGGGCGAGAGCGTGGTGCGTGGGCAGATTATTGGCTATGTGGGCCACAGCGGGCGGACGACGGGTTCGCACCTGCACTATGAGGTGAGGATTCACAATACGCCGGTGAATCCGCATAAGTATCTGCGGGTGACGCTGGCGGGGTTGGGTGACTCGACGGTGAAGGGTTCGTAA
- a CDS encoding fibronectin type III domain-containing protein gives MRTLEHARDLALHSGKQVILDGGLYRLTAPLVLTPADDGLSLTAAPGAHPVISGGVRVTHWTLVDKARNLWQAPAPAGLTNTRQLYVDGVRAHRDRGPLPVALTMTATGYQASSDQLSHWRNPTDIELVYTGGNSVWNVRSMGLGSWTQPRCPIASIAGDAITVAEPCWTNSTQRVMLPSGARTANLVGPKSVGKQPSYIENAFELLGTPGEFYFDRAAHTIYYTPRPGENLNTADVEAPVLEKLIDVQSTASQPVSNLKFEGLTFSYATWLFPSTNEGFSEIQANYMVTGPHGYDRQGLCKLVPDGECPFGKWTPEPGNVAVSTGRNITFLRDTFTHLGAAGLAMGDGTQNSLVEGCIFTDISGNGLELGNVDQPLAPISDFTSGNRIENNLFRNVGAEYRGGIGIVIGYARSTLVAHNQLDHLPYAAISIGWGGWPDKIKLPGQANNSGHNVLSDNRISDFMLVLSDGGGIYTQGRTGKDLSDGERVTGNVITSQFSSGHGIYTDNGSAMITIDHNVVFHANHDDINSKHHDYYDGQNGDQFDPLAILNNYYQQGDPDADQKQVRYAGNRLIAQLNEAPSTLLTNAGIQPAFRAIATQPLTRPTAPEPPSRVSSFAKDSSAYISWNPPVFDGGSPITSYTVKANDGTTLHVPAAEFSNKAYVEFKGLHNGQRYTFTVTASNANGASSASLPSPEITVQPLAIAPPAAPASAAAFRDGNVVSIHFSSPQPTEPRSEESPIVAYVVTVLSSGRKVVFTGRNVIALQDGKHVTFNTLTLKAGEKPHFTVAAMNAAGEGKPLTIDAINVRR, from the coding sequence GTGCGCACACTCGAGCACGCGCGCGACCTCGCCCTCCACTCCGGCAAACAGGTCATCCTCGACGGCGGCCTCTACCGCCTCACCGCCCCGCTCGTCCTCACCCCCGCAGATGACGGCCTCTCCCTGACCGCCGCTCCCGGCGCCCATCCCGTCATCAGCGGCGGCGTCCGCGTCACCCATTGGACACTTGTCGACAAAGCCCGCAACCTCTGGCAAGCGCCCGCACCCGCCGGCCTCACCAACACCCGCCAGCTCTATGTCGACGGCGTCCGCGCCCATCGCGACCGCGGCCCGCTCCCGGTCGCCCTCACCATGACCGCCACCGGCTACCAGGCGTCATCCGACCAGCTCAGCCACTGGCGCAACCCCACCGACATCGAGCTCGTCTACACCGGCGGCAACAGCGTCTGGAACGTTCGCTCCATGGGCCTCGGCTCCTGGACGCAGCCGCGCTGCCCCATCGCCTCCATCGCCGGCGACGCCATCACCGTAGCCGAGCCCTGCTGGACGAACTCCACCCAGCGCGTCATGCTGCCCTCCGGCGCACGCACCGCAAACCTCGTCGGGCCAAAGTCCGTCGGCAAGCAGCCAAGCTACATCGAGAACGCCTTCGAGCTGCTCGGCACCCCCGGCGAGTTCTACTTCGACCGCGCCGCCCACACCATCTACTACACCCCACGCCCCGGCGAAAACCTGAACACAGCCGACGTCGAAGCGCCCGTGCTCGAAAAGCTCATCGACGTCCAGAGCACCGCATCGCAGCCCGTCAGCAACCTGAAGTTCGAGGGCCTCACCTTCTCCTACGCCACCTGGCTCTTCCCCTCCACCAACGAAGGCTTCTCCGAGATCCAGGCCAACTACATGGTCACCGGCCCTCATGGCTACGACCGCCAGGGACTCTGCAAACTCGTGCCCGACGGCGAGTGTCCCTTCGGCAAGTGGACGCCCGAACCCGGCAACGTCGCCGTATCCACCGGCCGCAACATCACCTTTCTCCGCGACACCTTCACGCATCTCGGTGCCGCAGGCCTGGCCATGGGAGACGGCACGCAAAACTCGCTCGTCGAGGGCTGCATCTTCACCGACATCTCCGGCAACGGCCTCGAGCTCGGCAACGTCGACCAGCCCCTCGCCCCCATCTCCGATTTCACCTCCGGCAATCGCATCGAAAACAATCTCTTCCGCAACGTTGGCGCCGAGTATCGCGGTGGCATCGGCATCGTCATCGGCTACGCGCGCAGCACTCTCGTCGCGCACAACCAGCTCGACCATCTCCCCTACGCCGCCATCTCCATCGGCTGGGGCGGCTGGCCCGACAAGATCAAGCTCCCCGGACAAGCCAACAACTCCGGGCACAACGTACTCTCCGACAATCGCATCAGCGACTTCATGCTCGTCCTCTCCGACGGCGGCGGCATCTACACCCAGGGCCGCACCGGAAAAGACCTCAGCGACGGCGAGCGTGTCACCGGCAACGTCATCACCAGCCAGTTCAGCTCCGGACACGGCATCTACACCGACAACGGCTCCGCGATGATCACCATCGACCACAACGTCGTCTTCCACGCCAACCACGACGACATCAACTCCAAACACCACGACTACTACGACGGCCAGAACGGCGACCAGTTCGACCCGCTCGCCATCCTCAACAACTACTACCAGCAGGGCGACCCCGACGCCGATCAAAAGCAGGTGCGCTACGCAGGCAACCGCCTCATCGCGCAGCTCAACGAAGCGCCTTCCACCCTGCTCACCAACGCCGGCATCCAACCCGCGTTCCGTGCCATCGCCACCCAGCCGCTCACGCGCCCGACCGCCCCGGAGCCGCCCAGCCGCGTCTCCAGCTTCGCCAAAGACTCGAGCGCCTACATCAGCTGGAACCCGCCCGTATTCGACGGAGGCTCACCCATCACCTCCTACACCGTCAAGGCGAACGACGGCACCACGCTGCATGTGCCCGCGGCTGAGTTCTCAAACAAGGCCTACGTCGAATTCAAAGGCCTGCACAACGGTCAGCGCTACACCTTCACCGTCACCGCCAGCAACGCAAACGGCGCCAGCTCCGCCTCGCTTCCCTCACCGGAGATCACCGTGCAGCCGCTCGCCATCGCTCCGCCCGCGGCACCCGCCAGCGCCGCAGCGTTCCGCGACGGCAACGTCGTCAGCATCCACTTCTCCAGCCCTCAACCCACCGAACCGCGCAGCGAAGAATCGCCCATCGTCGCCTACGTCGTCACCGTGCTCTCCAGCGGACGCAAAGTCGTCTTCACCGGACGCAACGTCATCGCACTCCAGGACGGCAAACACGTCACCTTCAACACCCTCACACTCAAAGCCGGCGAGAAGCCTCACTTCACCGTAGCCGCAATGAATGCCGCAGGCGAAGGAAAGCCCCTCACCATCGACGCCATCAACGTCCGCCGCTAA
- a CDS encoding polysaccharide deacetylase family protein: protein MNKQVFYDPQRKRWKRLRRIFDILALAGLLLGTLFIINLLRMKPLPELLLATPKRNYRALATPPKSAKTVQKLRRSAHRKTDTKPSAVPLNSGEGLRAAYYVVDDPASYSSLKQHISQIDLLFPEWLHVVTPDGSLTGYSEDNTPFAVVDSTGVHQVDRENQVARTIAKNHVNTEVFPLVNNYDPTKGYFLPEIGDFLNDADARANFVKQIDKFLSANPGYHGISLDLEEIPTDAQPGFNALVGALYDDFHPHNWSLYVNAPVDDDDFNLTFLANHSNGLLLMNYDQHQIDSGPGPIAAQDWFLNNLKTVLKTVPKDKIICSVGSYGYDWSTTLPPPPRRGQRPKPQPEKVLGSRNLSTQEAWQEAYDSEAQVALDPDSLNPHFAYDDEDAHIRHQVWFLDAVTVLNEMRAAQALGIQTFALWQLGSEDNSLWKIWDSPNKVDPIKALAKVPPGYDVDTEGDGDILRITRRPQDGERTMTMDDDESVPVGYRTISQETMNSYPLSYTVQQYGYNPKKIALSFDDGPDPVWTPKILDILKKYNVKATFLMIGENAEKNVGIMERVYREGHEIGNHTFTHPDISEISNAQVDLQLNLTERLFAAKLGVQPLFFRPPYSIDQEPDTNDQAAPVDRIQNMGYTILGNKIDTNDWDEHPRKSPQEITDSVFEQIAGMKDKPWTKGSIILLHDSGGDRSATVAALPLLITSLRAHGYEIVPVSDLLGKTRDQVMPLLTPHQRWQARADSVTFFFVGFFQNFLVDLFFIGDVLMSARLIIMGVCALIDRFRKRPNYADANYMPRVAVLIPAYNEEKVIVRTIRSVMMSNYKNIRIIVIDDGSTDKTYEVAKAAYPADIASGRLTVLTKPNAGKAEALNYALDHFDEEIYVGIDADTVIAHDAIGRLVPLFADPKIGAVAGNAKVGNRVNLWTRWQALEYITSQNFERRALDLFDVVPVVPGAIGAWRTSAVKVAGGYHSNTVAEDADLTMNLLEQGYAAIYEDQALAFTEAPVNADGLIRQRFRWSFGILQAVWKHRGAITRNKAMGLFALPNILIFQIFLPLVSPLIDLMFVLGAIHFALDRYFHPLTASPDSFYKLLAFFLVFLVIDFITSVLAFMLERRHPASKGDAWLLVHIWIQRFTYRQVFAVVLFKTVKRAIDGKPFNWDKLDRTAKMSAETDRLTEVR from the coding sequence ATGAACAAACAAGTTTTCTATGATCCGCAGCGTAAGCGCTGGAAGAGGCTGCGACGCATCTTCGACATACTGGCCCTCGCAGGACTGTTGCTGGGGACCTTGTTCATCATCAACCTGTTGCGAATGAAGCCATTGCCGGAGCTGCTCCTGGCGACTCCGAAGCGTAACTATCGCGCGCTTGCCACTCCTCCTAAGAGCGCGAAGACTGTCCAGAAGCTGCGTCGGTCCGCCCATCGTAAGACGGATACGAAGCCGTCGGCGGTGCCGCTGAACTCTGGCGAAGGTCTTCGTGCGGCATACTATGTAGTCGACGATCCGGCCAGCTATTCTTCGCTCAAACAGCACATCAGCCAGATTGACCTGCTCTTTCCTGAGTGGCTTCATGTGGTTACGCCTGACGGTTCTTTGACCGGCTATTCGGAAGACAACACGCCTTTTGCTGTGGTCGATTCCACTGGAGTGCATCAGGTGGACCGCGAGAACCAGGTTGCCAGGACCATCGCGAAAAACCACGTCAACACGGAAGTCTTTCCGCTGGTCAATAACTACGATCCGACGAAGGGCTACTTTCTGCCGGAGATCGGCGATTTTCTGAATGATGCCGACGCTCGGGCAAACTTCGTCAAGCAGATCGATAAGTTTTTGTCGGCCAATCCGGGTTATCACGGCATTTCGCTCGACCTGGAAGAGATTCCGACTGACGCGCAGCCAGGCTTCAACGCGCTGGTTGGCGCTTTGTATGACGACTTTCATCCGCACAACTGGAGCTTGTATGTGAACGCTCCGGTTGATGACGATGACTTCAATCTGACGTTCCTGGCCAATCACTCGAATGGCCTGCTGCTGATGAACTATGACCAGCACCAGATCGATAGCGGACCGGGACCGATTGCCGCGCAGGACTGGTTCCTGAACAACCTGAAGACAGTGCTGAAGACTGTGCCGAAGGACAAGATTATTTGCTCGGTGGGCAGTTATGGCTACGACTGGAGCACGACGCTGCCGCCGCCTCCGCGCCGTGGACAGCGACCGAAGCCACAGCCGGAGAAAGTATTGGGATCACGCAATCTTTCAACGCAGGAGGCATGGCAGGAGGCTTACGACTCCGAGGCGCAGGTAGCTCTCGATCCGGACTCGCTGAATCCGCACTTTGCCTATGACGATGAGGACGCGCACATCCGGCATCAGGTGTGGTTTCTGGATGCAGTGACAGTGCTGAACGAGATGCGCGCGGCGCAGGCGCTCGGCATTCAGACGTTTGCTTTATGGCAACTCGGTTCTGAAGACAACTCGCTGTGGAAGATCTGGGACTCGCCGAACAAGGTGGACCCGATCAAGGCACTTGCAAAGGTCCCTCCGGGATACGACGTCGATACCGAGGGCGATGGAGACATTCTGCGCATCACGCGACGGCCACAGGATGGCGAGCGCACGATGACGATGGACGATGATGAGTCGGTCCCTGTGGGTTATCGCACGATCTCTCAGGAGACGATGAACTCGTATCCGCTGTCGTACACGGTCCAGCAGTATGGGTATAACCCGAAGAAGATTGCGCTCTCGTTCGATGATGGGCCCGATCCTGTATGGACGCCGAAGATTCTCGACATCCTGAAGAAGTACAACGTCAAGGCTACGTTCCTGATGATTGGCGAGAACGCCGAGAAGAACGTGGGCATCATGGAGCGTGTGTACCGCGAGGGACACGAGATCGGCAACCATACCTTCACGCATCCTGACATCAGCGAAATTTCGAACGCTCAGGTGGACCTGCAGCTGAATCTGACGGAGCGCTTGTTTGCCGCGAAGCTGGGTGTGCAACCGCTGTTTTTCCGTCCACCATATTCGATTGACCAAGAGCCGGATACTAACGATCAGGCTGCACCGGTCGATCGCATCCAGAACATGGGTTACACCATTCTGGGGAACAAGATCGACACGAACGACTGGGACGAGCATCCGCGGAAGAGCCCGCAGGAGATTACGGACAGCGTCTTCGAGCAGATTGCCGGGATGAAGGACAAGCCCTGGACAAAGGGATCGATCATTCTGCTGCATGACAGCGGCGGCGACCGCTCGGCGACGGTGGCGGCGTTGCCGTTGCTGATTACGAGCCTGCGTGCGCATGGCTATGAGATTGTTCCGGTGTCGGACCTGCTGGGCAAGACGCGCGATCAGGTGATGCCTCTGCTGACTCCGCATCAGAGATGGCAGGCGAGGGCAGACTCGGTTACGTTCTTCTTTGTCGGCTTCTTTCAAAACTTTCTGGTTGACCTGTTCTTCATCGGCGACGTGCTGATGAGCGCGCGGCTGATCATTATGGGAGTCTGCGCGCTGATCGACCGCTTCCGCAAGCGGCCGAACTATGCGGATGCGAACTATATGCCGCGCGTCGCGGTGCTGATTCCTGCGTACAACGAAGAGAAGGTGATCGTGCGGACGATCCGTTCGGTGATGATGTCGAACTACAAGAACATCCGCATCATCGTGATCGACGATGGCTCGACGGACAAGACATACGAGGTAGCGAAGGCGGCTTATCCGGCGGACATCGCTTCGGGCCGGTTGACGGTGCTGACGAAGCCGAATGCGGGCAAGGCGGAGGCGCTGAACTATGCGCTCGATCACTTCGATGAAGAGATTTATGTCGGCATCGACGCGGATACGGTGATCGCGCACGATGCTATCGGGCGGCTGGTGCCGCTGTTTGCTGACCCGAAGATCGGCGCGGTGGCGGGCAATGCGAAGGTCGGCAATCGCGTGAACCTCTGGACGCGGTGGCAGGCGCTCGAGTACATCACGAGCCAGAACTTCGAGCGGCGCGCGCTGGATTTGTTTGACGTGGTGCCGGTGGTTCCGGGGGCGATTGGCGCGTGGCGGACGTCGGCGGTGAAGGTGGCTGGTGGATACCACTCGAACACGGTGGCCGAGGACGCCGACCTGACGATGAATCTGCTGGAGCAGGGTTACGCGGCGATCTACGAGGACCAGGCGCTGGCGTTTACCGAGGCCCCGGTGAATGCAGATGGGCTGATCCGGCAGCGGTTCCGCTGGTCGTTCGGGATTCTGCAGGCGGTGTGGAAGCACCGCGGGGCGATTACCCGGAACAAGGCGATGGGACTGTTCGCGCTGCCGAACATCCTGATCTTCCAGATCTTTCTGCCGCTGGTCTCTCCGCTGATCGACCTGATGTTCGTGTTGGGTGCGATCCACTTCGCACTGGATCGGTACTTCCACCCGCTGACGGCTTCGCCGGATAGCTTCTATAAGCTGCTGGCGTTCTTCCTGGTCTTCCTGGTGATCGACTTCATCACGTCGGTGCTGGCGTTCATGCTGGAGCGGAGGCATCCGGCGAGCAAGGGAGATGCCTGGCTGCTGGTGCACATCTGGATCCAGCGGTTCACGTACCGGCAGGTCTTTGCGGTGGTGCTGTTCAAGACGGTGAAGCGGGCGATCGATGGGAAGCCGTTCAACTGGGACAAGCTGGATCGGACGGCGAAGATGTCGGCTGAGACGGACAGGCTGACGGAGGTGCGGTAG
- a CDS encoding glycosyltransferase family 39 protein gives MRGRQLRTWLWTTVALALGALLRLRFISLAGAIGGDSLVYGDIAKNWLTHGVYGFAMRGAQPLPTLIRLPGYPLFVALCFRIFGIDHYTAVMYVQCIIDLGTCLLVSALAGRLFGKRAAMAALWLAVLCPFTANYVAAPLTETLTLATIALAFYSLERWRAAALGWNRWLWTTSAAMAYSLLLRPEQCLLAAAIIPTMLWMSLRTHARTIAPVAAAAICVVLPLAPWAARNWNTFHVLQPLAPKSAADPGEFVPKGFYRWYRTWAIDFTSTDDVYWNYNANTVEISDLPTRAFDSDDQYFRTGALLAEYNETCNATSAFDARFAALARERIHADPLRYYVALPVARVLNMLLRPRTEILPVTVEWWKWSQHPKGSAFSIAYAALNLVYLLLGGAGLWQWRKRNWTGNDALAWAMLGYLLLRLALLLTLDNSEPRYTLEFFPLLIVWSGALWKPSLNPEANAALKAEAALPEK, from the coding sequence ATGCGCGGCAGACAATTGCGAACATGGTTGTGGACTACGGTGGCGCTCGCCCTCGGAGCCCTGCTGCGGCTCCGGTTCATCAGCCTCGCCGGCGCCATAGGCGGCGACTCGCTGGTCTACGGTGACATAGCTAAAAACTGGCTCACCCATGGTGTCTACGGCTTTGCCATGCGCGGCGCCCAGCCACTGCCTACTCTCATCCGTCTGCCCGGATATCCGCTCTTTGTCGCTCTCTGCTTTCGAATCTTCGGTATCGACCACTACACCGCGGTCATGTATGTCCAATGCATCATTGACCTCGGCACCTGCCTTCTCGTCAGCGCGCTGGCCGGACGCCTCTTCGGCAAGCGCGCCGCGATGGCTGCGCTCTGGCTCGCCGTCCTCTGCCCATTCACGGCAAACTACGTCGCGGCCCCGCTAACCGAGACACTGACGCTCGCCACCATCGCGCTCGCGTTCTACAGCCTCGAACGCTGGCGCGCGGCAGCGCTCGGCTGGAACCGCTGGCTCTGGACCACCTCCGCCGCGATGGCCTACTCGCTGCTGCTGCGCCCCGAGCAATGCCTGCTCGCCGCCGCCATCATTCCCACAATGCTCTGGATGTCTCTGCGCACGCATGCACGAACCATCGCGCCGGTAGCCGCAGCAGCAATCTGCGTCGTGCTTCCACTCGCGCCCTGGGCCGCGCGCAACTGGAACACCTTCCACGTCCTGCAACCGCTCGCCCCGAAATCCGCAGCCGACCCCGGTGAGTTCGTCCCTAAAGGCTTCTATCGCTGGTACAGAACCTGGGCCATCGACTTCACCTCCACCGACGACGTCTACTGGAACTACAACGCAAACACGGTCGAGATCAGCGACCTGCCCACGCGAGCCTTCGACTCCGACGACCAGTACTTCCGCACCGGCGCCCTCCTCGCCGAATACAACGAGACCTGCAACGCAACCTCCGCCTTCGACGCGCGCTTTGCCGCACTGGCGCGTGAGCGCATCCACGCCGACCCGCTTCGCTACTACGTTGCGCTCCCCGTCGCTCGCGTCCTCAACATGCTTCTGCGTCCCCGCACCGAGATCCTCCCCGTCACGGTCGAATGGTGGAAGTGGAGCCAGCATCCGAAAGGAAGCGCGTTCTCCATCGCCTACGCCGCGCTAAATCTCGTCTACCTCCTGCTCGGCGGTGCAGGTCTTTGGCAATGGCGCAAAAGGAACTGGACCGGCAACGATGCCTTGGCCTGGGCCATGCTAGGTTATCTGCTGCTCCGATTGGCATTGCTGCTGACGCTCGACAACTCCGAGCCGCGCTACACACTCGAATTCTTCCCTCTCCTCATCGTCTGGTCCGGAGCATTATGGAAGCCGAGTCTCAACCCCGAAGCCAACGCCGCCTTGAAGGCCGAAGCCGCTTTGCCGGAAAAATAA